One Hordeum vulgare subsp. vulgare chromosome 4H, MorexV3_pseudomolecules_assembly, whole genome shotgun sequence DNA window includes the following coding sequences:
- the LOC123447311 gene encoding probable linoleate 9S-lipoxygenase 4: MLLHGLVDRLTGKNKEAWKEGKIRGTAVLVKSDVLDLGDFHASLLDGVHKILGKDDGVSFRLVSATAPDPQNGSRGKVGKPAHLEEMVVTMKSTAAGESVFKVTFEWDESQGVPGAVIVRNTYRSEYLLKTLTLHGVPGKGTVVFVANSWIYPNVDRLFFANDTYLPSKMPALLVQYRQDELNNLRGDDTTGEYKEADRVYRYDYYNDLGEPDNDNPRPVLGGTQELPYPRRCRTGRPPTETDPRSESRIPKYKIKEALNIYVPRDERFGHLKLSDFLGYSLKAITEAILPIIRTYVDSTPKEFDSFQDIYNLYDGLLKVPDNQHLKELKNKIPLQFIKSLLPVAGDDLLNLPLPHVIKSDKYAWRSDEEFAREMLAGVNPVCIRRLTEFPVKSTLDPSVYGDQSSTITEDQIQLNLEDGLTVRQAMDKKRLFILDHHDNFMPFLDRINKLEGNYIYASRTLLFLKADGTLKPLAIELSQPHPDGIQHGAKSTVYLPADINSGVDGQIWQLAKAYASVDDSAWHQLISHWLNTHAVIEPFVIATNRQLSVVHPVHKLLSPHYRDTLNINALARTTLINAGGVFELTVFPGQYALEMSAVVYKNWKLTEQGLPDDLVKRGMAVPDESSPYGIRLLIKDYPYAVDGLVIWWAIERWVNEYLAIYYPNDGVLRADKELEEWWKEVREVGHGDLKDADWWPKMVTVQELAKTCTTIIWVASALHAAVNFGQYPYAGYLPNRPTVSRRPMPKEGDEEYEQLKEGGEAADMVFIHTITSQFQTILGITLIEILSKHSSDEVYLGQRDTPEWTSDAKALEAFKRFGSRLVEIEKRILDMNKDPALKNRNGPVKMPYMLLYPNTSDANGEKALGLTAMGIPNSVSI; encoded by the exons atgctGCTGCACGGGCTGGTGGACCGGCTGACGGGGAAGAACAAGGAGGCGTGGAAGGAGGGCAAGATCCGGGGCACGGCGGTGCTGGTCAAGAGCGACGTGCTCGACCTCGGCGACTTCCACGCCTCCCTCCTCGACGGCGTCCACAAGATCCTCGGCAAGGACGACGGCGTCTCCTTCCGCCTCGTCAGCGCCACCGCCCCTGACCCAC AGAATGGGAGCCGGGGCAAGGTGGGGAAGCCGGCGCACCTGGAGGAGATGGTGGTGACGATGAAGTCGACGGCGGCGGGGGAGTCGGTGTTCAAGGTCACCTTCGAGTGGGACGAGTCGCAGGGCGTCCCCGGCGCCGTCATCGTCCGCAACACCTACCGCTCCGAGTACCTGCTCAAGACGCTCACCCTCCACGGCGTCCCCGGCAAGGGCACCGTCGTCTTCGTCGCCAACTCCTGGATCTACCCCAACGTCGACCGCCTCTTCTTCGCCAACGAC ACCTATCTGCCCAGCAAAATGCCTGCACTTTTGGTGCAATACCGGCAAGATGAACTCAACAATCTCCGAGGCGACGACACGACCGGAGAGTACAAGGAGGCTGACCGCGTGTACCGCTATGACTACTACAATGACCTCGGTGAGCCAGACAACGACAATCCCCGCCCAGTTCTCGGCGGCACCCAAGAACTCCCCTATCCCCGTCGTTGCAGAACTGGCCGACCACCAACAGAAACGG ACCCTAGATCGGAGAGCAGAATTCCTAAGTACAAGATTAAGGAGGCCCTGAACATCTATGTCCCCCGCGATGAGCGCTTTGGGCACCTCAAGTTGTCTGACTTCCTTGGGTACTCTCTCAAGGCCATCACGGAGGCCATTCTTCCGATAATCAGGACCTATGTTGACAGTACACCCAAGGAGTTTGATTCGTTTCAAGACATCTATAATCTCTATGATGGTCTTCTGAAAGTGCCAGATAACCAACACCTAAAGGAGCTCAAGAATAAAATCCCCCTTCAGTTTATTAAAAGTCTTTTACCAGTTGCTGGCGATGACCTCCTAAACTTGCCCCTTCCACATGTTATCAAATCAG ATAAGTATGCTTGGAGGTCAGATGAGGAGTTTGCACGGGAGATGCTCGCAGGCGTGAACCCGGTTTGCATCAGACGTCTGACG GAGTTCCCTGTAAAAAGTACCCTGGATCCCAGTGTGTACGGGGACCAGTCAAGCACTATCACTGAAGATCAAATTCAGCTGAACCTGGAAGATGGCCTCACAGTGAGACAG GCAATGGACAAGAAGAGGCTCTTCATTCTAGATCACCACGATAACTTCATGCCATTCCTTGACCGCATCAACAAGCTGGAAGGCAACTACATCTATGCTTCAAGGACCTTGCTGTTCCTGAAGGCCGATGGCACGCTGAAGCCCTTGGCCATCGAGCTGAGCCAGCCGCACCCCGATGGGATCCAGCATGGCGCAAAGAGCACGGTGTACCTTCCAGCTGACATTAACTCTGGCGTTGATGGCCAGATCTGGCAGCTTGCCAAGGCTTACGCCTCCGTCGACGACTCTGCGTGGCATCAGCTTATCAGCCACTG GCTGAACACACATGCGGTGATCGAACCGTTCGTGATTGCGACGAACCGGCAACTCAGTGTGGTGCACCCGGTGCACAAGCTGCTGAGCCCGCACTACCGCGACACGTTGAACATCAATGCCCTGGCGCGGACCACCCTCATCAACGCCGGTGGCGTGTTCGAGCTGACCGTCTTCCCTGGGCAATACGCGCTTGAGATGTCTGCTGTTGTCTACAAGAACTGGAAGCTCACTGAGCAGGGCCTCCCTGACGATCTCGTCAAGAG GGGCATGGCTGTGCCGGACGAATCGAGCCCATACGGCATCCGTCTGCTGATAAAGGACTACCCATACGCGGTGGACGGACTGGTGATCTGGTGGGCGATCGAGCGGTGGGTGAACGAGTACCTGGCCATCTACTACCCAAATGACGGCGTGCTCCGGGCCGAcaaggagctggaggagtggtggaaggaggtgcgcgaggtcgGGCACGGCGACCTCAAGGACGCCGACTGGTGGCCCAAGATGGTGACCGTCCAGGAGCTGGCCAAGACGTGCACCACCATCATCTGGGTGGCGTCGGCGCTGCACGCGGCGGTCAACTTTGGGCAGTACCCGTACGCGGGGTACCTCCCGAACCGGCCGACGGTGAGCCGTCGCCCAATGCCGAAGGAGGGCGACGAAGAGTACGAGCAGCTgaaggagggcggggaggcggccGACATGGTGTTCATCCACACCATCACCAGCCAGTTCCAGACCATCCTCGGCATCACGCTCATCGAGATCCTGTCCAAGCACTCCTCCGACGAGGTGTACCTGGGGCAGCGCGACACGCCGGAGTGGACGTCGGACGCCAAGGCGCTCGAGGCGTTCAAGAGGTTCGGCAGCCGGCTGGTGGAGATCGAGAAGCGGATCCTCGACATGAACAAGGACCCGGCGCTCAAGAACCGGAACGGGCCCGTGAAGATGCCCTACATGCTGCTGTACCCCAACACGTCGGACGCCAACGGGGAGAAGGCGCTGGGGCTCAccgccatgggcatccccaacaGCGTCTCCATCTGA